In Streptomyces alboniger, the following are encoded in one genomic region:
- a CDS encoding MFS transporter: MIVALDGTVLTIVQPALQRDLDASFAQVQWTSTGYLIAVASLLVFAGRLGDRYGHRRLFAVGTLGFALASAGIGLASGVGWVIGLRVAQGVFGALLQPATLGMLRAAFPPDRLGMPIAVRTSAIGLAAAAGPVLGGALATHLGWRSVFFLSVVPALVIGVLALVVRVPAPPRKGPAPGLDLPGAGLLAVALACLVHTLVGVAETGWTAATTLGFGAAAVTAAAFVRHERRAASPLVPPRLVALPAVGPALGVLVAASAAMLGALFVATYFLQEVLELDPLRSALRALPLALMMVVCAPYGAVLLRRHGPRRTITAAMVVLTLGVLTLSRLDRASGPLLMGGGFLLVGAGFGTVMVAATAVVVRHAPVADAGVAGGLQQTAMNVGPTLGIALATTLMTTFAGRGGGPHGNSQWTDTAFLTAMDPTLSALSAVAALGALTATRLPRRARGTGSQGPLPARAPRPTADSASRG; the protein is encoded by the coding sequence ATGATCGTCGCCCTGGACGGCACGGTACTGACCATCGTGCAGCCCGCTCTCCAGCGCGATCTGGACGCCTCCTTCGCGCAGGTGCAGTGGACCAGTACCGGATACCTGATCGCGGTGGCGAGCCTGCTGGTCTTCGCGGGGCGGCTCGGCGACCGGTACGGGCACCGGCGGCTCTTCGCCGTCGGGACGCTCGGCTTCGCGCTCGCCTCCGCGGGCATCGGTCTCGCGTCCGGCGTCGGCTGGGTGATCGGGCTGCGCGTCGCCCAGGGTGTCTTCGGCGCGCTGTTGCAGCCCGCGACGCTCGGGATGCTGCGGGCCGCGTTCCCGCCGGACAGGCTCGGGATGCCGATCGCCGTGCGGACCAGTGCGATCGGCCTCGCTGCGGCGGCGGGGCCGGTGCTCGGCGGGGCGCTCGCGACGCATCTCGGGTGGCGCTCGGTGTTCTTCCTGAGCGTCGTGCCCGCGCTCGTGATCGGCGTACTCGCACTGGTGGTCCGCGTGCCCGCGCCGCCCCGGAAGGGGCCCGCGCCCGGACTCGATCTGCCCGGCGCCGGGCTGCTCGCGGTGGCGCTCGCCTGCCTGGTGCACACGCTGGTCGGCGTCGCGGAGACCGGCTGGACGGCGGCCACCACGCTCGGCTTCGGCGCCGCGGCGGTCACCGCGGCCGCGTTCGTCCGGCATGAGCGCCGTGCCGCGAGTCCGCTGGTGCCGCCCCGCCTGGTCGCCTTGCCCGCGGTGGGCCCCGCGCTCGGCGTGCTGGTGGCGGCGTCCGCGGCGATGCTCGGGGCGCTGTTCGTGGCGACGTACTTCCTGCAAGAGGTCCTGGAACTCGATCCGCTGCGAAGCGCGCTGAGGGCGCTGCCGCTCGCGCTGATGATGGTGGTGTGCGCGCCGTACGGGGCGGTGCTGCTGCGGCGGCACGGGCCGCGGCGGACCATCACGGCCGCGATGGTGGTGCTCACCCTCGGCGTCCTCACCCTGTCCCGTCTGGACCGGGCGTCCGGGCCGCTGCTGATGGGCGGCGGGTTCCTGCTGGTCGGCGCGGGCTTCGGCACGGTGATGGTCGCCGCGACCGCGGTCGTCGTACGGCATGCCCCGGTGGCGGACGCCGGGGTGGCGGGCGGTCTCCAGCAGACCGCGATGAACGTGGGCCCGACGCTGGGCATCGCCCTGGCGACCACGCTGATGACGACCTTCGCGGGGCGCGGCGGGGGCCCTCACGGGAACTCTCAGTGGACCGACACCGCGTTCCTCACGGCGATGGACCCGACGCTGTCGGCCCTGTCGGCGGTGGCGGCACTCGGCGCGCTGACGGCGACGAGGCTGCCGCGGCGTGCCCGGGGAACAGGCAGCCAAGGCCCCCTGCCCGCCAGGGCACCGCGCCCGACGGCCGACTCCGCGTCACGCGGATAG
- a CDS encoding alpha/beta hydrolase produces the protein MRVASAVAAGLGLAGLLAGGAVAAPGPAEPPKLPSSALGWGRCPADQKELNEAGAQCAKVTVPLDHADPGGRTIRIAISRIKARSPERRGILLSNPGGPGGTGLAHTLALRPALEDVADRYDLIGFDPRFLGESTPLTCGAAPRPVPPGPTTTPRADFDASVRAARDTARRCQEHGGNADLLPHASTRNVARDMDAIRAALGERKLSYYGVSYGADLGAVYTQLFPRRADRVVLDSSTDPAATQYELFQRSGAPAEAALDGQVRDDVRALLRRAEQRPIPVKGQRLNAPLLRMIFKQLVQHEENDPQLKSVAADLKKAAAGEEVEPGPALAGLLELLASPELESSMTGGAIFMCGDGGWPAGGWPKNPETYWQNMQRSRAAQPVFGPYVNGMIAPCAFWRGEPREPGTRIGNDVPVLLLQARHDNNVPYEGALALHRRLTGSRLLTADIRAHGVYGRGNDGLTPVPCADRAVNTYLRDGKLPAADLTCPKPEAAR, from the coding sequence ATGCGCGTCGCGTCAGCAGTCGCCGCTGGCCTGGGCCTGGCCGGACTCCTCGCCGGCGGCGCAGTGGCCGCGCCCGGACCCGCCGAGCCACCCAAATTACCCTCGTCGGCGCTCGGTTGGGGTCGTTGCCCCGCCGACCAGAAGGAGCTGAACGAGGCGGGCGCGCAGTGCGCGAAGGTGACCGTGCCGCTCGACCACGCCGACCCCGGCGGCCGTACGATCCGGATCGCCATCTCCCGTATCAAGGCGAGGTCGCCCGAGCGGCGCGGCATCCTGCTCTCCAACCCGGGCGGCCCCGGCGGCACCGGACTCGCCCACACCCTCGCCCTGCGCCCGGCGCTGGAGGATGTGGCCGACCGCTACGACCTGATCGGCTTCGACCCCCGTTTCCTCGGCGAGAGCACCCCGCTCACCTGCGGCGCCGCCCCGCGCCCGGTGCCGCCCGGGCCCACCACCACCCCGCGCGCGGACTTCGACGCCTCGGTGCGGGCGGCGCGCGACACCGCCCGCCGCTGCCAGGAGCACGGCGGCAACGCCGATCTGCTCCCGCACGCCTCGACCCGCAACGTCGCCCGCGACATGGACGCGATCCGCGCCGCACTCGGCGAGCGGAAACTCTCGTACTACGGAGTCTCGTACGGCGCGGACCTGGGCGCCGTCTACACCCAGCTGTTCCCGCGCCGCGCCGACCGTGTCGTCCTGGACTCCTCGACCGACCCGGCGGCCACGCAGTACGAGCTGTTCCAGCGGTCGGGCGCGCCCGCGGAGGCGGCGCTCGACGGCCAAGTGCGGGACGACGTACGGGCGTTGCTGCGCCGGGCCGAGCAGCGCCCCATCCCCGTGAAGGGGCAGCGACTCAACGCCCCTCTCCTGCGGATGATCTTCAAGCAGCTCGTCCAGCACGAGGAGAACGACCCCCAACTGAAGAGTGTGGCAGCGGACTTGAAGAAGGCGGCCGCGGGTGAGGAGGTCGAGCCGGGGCCCGCGCTCGCCGGACTCCTCGAACTGCTCGCCTCACCGGAGCTGGAGAGCAGCATGACCGGTGGCGCGATCTTCATGTGCGGGGACGGCGGGTGGCCCGCCGGCGGCTGGCCGAAGAACCCGGAGACGTACTGGCAGAACATGCAGCGCAGCCGGGCTGCCCAGCCGGTGTTCGGCCCCTACGTCAACGGCATGATCGCGCCGTGCGCGTTCTGGCGTGGCGAGCCCCGCGAACCCGGCACGAGGATCGGCAATGACGTGCCCGTCCTGCTGCTCCAGGCCCGCCACGACAACAACGTCCCCTATGAGGGCGCCCTCGCCCTGCACCGCAGGCTCACCGGGTCACGTCTCCTGACGGCCGACATCCGCGCGCACGGCGTGTACGGACGCGGCAACGACGGCCTCACCCCCGTCCCGTGCGCCGACCGGGCCGTCAACACCTATCTGCGCGACGGGAAGCTGCCCGCCGCGGACCTCACCTGCCCGAAGCCGGAGGCGGCCCGATGA
- a CDS encoding aldo/keto reductase: MTSLPTRRLGALTVSAQGLGCMGMSHAYGTSDDTQSIGTIHRALDLGVTLLDTSDFYGNGHNEELIGRALAGPRREQAVVATKFGFANALGEPLHIRGDAAYVHQACDASLRRLGVDHIDLYYVHRVDKTVPIEETVGAMAELVAAGKVRHLGLSEASARTIRRAHAVHPIAALQSEWSLWTRDLEGEIAPVCRELGIGLVPFSPLGRGFLTGRYTSLDALSENDLRRTQPRFADGNLERNLSIVDALNALAAEKGVTAGQLALAWVQHRGDDVVPIPGTRREKYLEENVAAATIELSADDLAAIDAAAPADGVAGTRYDEGSMSVVDK, encoded by the coding sequence ATGACCAGCCTTCCCACCCGCCGGCTCGGCGCGCTGACGGTCTCCGCGCAGGGACTTGGATGCATGGGGATGAGCCACGCCTACGGCACGTCGGACGACACCCAGTCGATCGGGACGATCCACCGCGCCCTCGACCTCGGCGTCACCCTGCTCGACACCTCCGACTTCTACGGCAACGGCCACAACGAGGAACTGATAGGCCGCGCCCTCGCGGGCCCGCGCCGCGAACAGGCCGTCGTCGCCACGAAGTTCGGCTTCGCCAACGCCCTCGGCGAGCCGCTGCACATCCGGGGCGACGCCGCCTACGTACACCAGGCGTGCGACGCCTCGCTGCGGCGGCTCGGGGTCGACCACATCGACCTGTACTACGTGCACCGGGTCGACAAGACCGTACCGATCGAGGAGACCGTCGGCGCGATGGCCGAGCTGGTCGCGGCGGGCAAGGTGCGCCACCTCGGGCTCTCCGAGGCCAGTGCGCGCACGATCCGGCGGGCGCACGCCGTGCATCCGATCGCCGCGTTGCAGAGCGAGTGGTCGCTGTGGACCAGGGACCTGGAGGGGGAGATCGCGCCCGTCTGCCGCGAACTCGGCATCGGCCTCGTGCCGTTCTCGCCGCTCGGGCGCGGCTTCCTCACCGGCCGCTACACCTCGCTCGACGCGCTCTCCGAGAACGATCTGCGGCGCACCCAGCCCCGCTTCGCCGACGGCAACCTGGAGCGGAACCTGTCGATCGTGGACGCCCTGAACGCGCTCGCCGCCGAGAAGGGCGTCACCGCCGGGCAGCTCGCGCTCGCCTGGGTGCAGCACCGCGGCGACGACGTCGTACCGATCCCCGGCACGCGCCGCGAGAAGTACCTGGAGGAGAACGTCGCCGCCGCCACGATCGAGCTGTCCGCCGACGACCTCGCGGCGATCGACGCGGCGGCGCCCGCGGACGGGGTGGCGGGCACGCGGTACGACGAGGGCAGCATGTCGGTGGTCGACAAGTAG